One window of Brevibacillus choshinensis genomic DNA carries:
- the fdhD gene encoding formate dehydrogenase accessory sulfurtransferase FdhD → MTNLTQTIHRSVLKISADQHDWEEDEIVTEYPLTIFLNDEEFATIVCTPADLVEMVIGFLAAEGAIKSYEEVKQLSIDEAQGFAYVDLHKETILSQSFYSKRRITSCCGKSRQSFYFFSDARTAKPAEGAISVTPEQCMHLMRELQASSDIHRQTGGVHNAALCSPDQVLLQYSDIGRHNALDKIYGKCLQDQIETQDKVLVFSGRISSEVLLKAAKIGAAVILSKSAPTDLALQLAEELNITAVGFIRNDKMNVYTHIHRIAIS, encoded by the coding sequence ATGACAAATCTCACACAGACGATCCACCGATCCGTACTGAAAATCTCTGCGGACCAGCACGATTGGGAAGAAGATGAGATCGTCACCGAGTACCCGTTAACGATCTTTTTAAATGACGAAGAGTTCGCTACTATCGTCTGCACGCCAGCAGATCTGGTAGAAATGGTCATTGGCTTTCTCGCTGCAGAAGGGGCGATCAAGAGCTACGAGGAAGTCAAACAGCTCTCGATCGACGAAGCACAAGGCTTTGCCTACGTGGACCTGCACAAAGAAACCATCCTCTCGCAGAGCTTTTATTCCAAGCGACGTATCACTTCCTGCTGTGGGAAAAGCCGGCAGTCCTTTTATTTTTTCAGTGATGCTCGCACCGCCAAGCCAGCAGAAGGGGCGATTTCCGTCACGCCGGAGCAGTGCATGCATTTGATGCGAGAGCTGCAAGCTTCCTCGGATATCCACCGCCAGACTGGTGGCGTCCACAACGCAGCACTCTGCTCACCCGATCAGGTATTGCTCCAGTATTCGGACATCGGACGGCACAATGCTCTCGATAAAATCTATGGCAAATGCCTTCAGGATCAGATCGAGACGCAGGACAAAGTACTCGTATTTAGTGGACGTATTTCTTCTGAGGTATTGTTGAAAGCTGCCAAGATCGGCGCTGCCGTCATCTTGTCCAAATCCGCACCGACTGACCTCGCTCTCCAGCTGGCTGAAGAGCTGAACATTACCGCTGTAGGATTTATCCGCAATGACAAAATGAACGTGTACACGCATATACACCGCATCGCGATCTCGTAA
- a CDS encoding FdhF/YdeP family oxidoreductase, producing MGKTKHNGPIKLDTSWEPSLWASLMPMGLGKIKPHHIRDTMKVMYDNRDNLGYAYRILTQGVCDGCALGVSGLYDQTLTGPHLCTTRLNVLRLNTMPALDTKWLEDVSALQKLSSVELRKLGRIPFPMSRKPGENKFTRITWNEALNRIASKIKGISPKQLAFFLTARGITNEVYYTAAKMARFLGTNNIDNASRICHSPSKTALKRTLGIGASSCNYQDWIGTDVLVFWGSVPANNQPVSTKYMYAAKKAGTKIILINPYREPAMEKYWIPSVPDSALFGTKIVDDFYQVNIGGDIAFMNGVMKHWFEMEKENPGSAINHAFVKEHANGIEQLREHVMKLSWEEIEKSSGLTRERLKEFAVLLANSKSGVFVWSMGLTQHRFGTDNISQVANLAVLRGFMGRKHCGVMPIRGHSGVQGSGEMGADPFSLPGGDFEEKSWTRIEKLWGFPIPKWQGDIVGVTLENALLPDGHERKTRLFYTSGGNFLETMPDPDFMRKCLESVELRVHQDIIFNTSTLVDAKEEVIILPAMTRYEQPGGGTSTSTERMVYFSAEIDGPRIEEARSEWEIYVDLAARVHPEKKHLMHFGSAAEIRAEIAQANPNYDGIQHLKERGDVFQWGGAWLCEDGKFPTEDGRANLLPIEIPNLNKPQGHFYVTTRRGKQFNSMIYSNKDPFNNADRYDVLINAEDARELRIAEGENIVVYNKYGTFQGRAKFEATKRGNVQVHWPEGNVLIPKGVYETYAGIPEYNTAVKIEKADTFNANKDLKYKEKPIEDLEVNVG from the coding sequence ATGGGCAAGACCAAACACAACGGACCAATCAAGCTGGATACATCGTGGGAACCTTCCCTGTGGGCATCTCTCATGCCGATGGGGCTTGGAAAAATAAAACCGCACCACATTCGTGATACGATGAAAGTCATGTACGATAACCGGGATAATCTGGGCTATGCGTACCGGATTTTGACACAAGGGGTATGCGATGGCTGTGCACTCGGAGTATCTGGCTTGTATGACCAGACGCTGACAGGGCCACACCTGTGCACCACACGCTTGAATGTGCTGCGTCTCAATACGATGCCGGCATTGGATACAAAATGGCTGGAGGACGTAAGCGCTTTGCAAAAGCTGTCCAGCGTGGAGCTGCGCAAGCTTGGGCGGATTCCGTTTCCGATGTCCCGCAAGCCGGGCGAAAATAAATTTACGCGGATCACGTGGAATGAAGCTCTGAACCGCATCGCGAGCAAGATCAAGGGGATCAGTCCCAAGCAGTTAGCGTTTTTCCTGACGGCCCGCGGCATTACCAACGAGGTGTACTACACAGCGGCAAAAATGGCTCGTTTCCTCGGCACGAACAACATCGACAATGCGTCGCGCATTTGCCATTCGCCGAGTAAGACGGCCTTGAAACGGACGCTAGGGATCGGTGCTTCCAGCTGCAACTACCAGGACTGGATCGGCACGGATGTCCTCGTATTTTGGGGTTCGGTTCCCGCGAACAATCAGCCGGTCTCCACGAAGTACATGTATGCGGCGAAAAAGGCAGGTACCAAGATCATTCTGATCAACCCGTACAGGGAGCCAGCGATGGAGAAGTACTGGATCCCGTCTGTTCCGGACAGTGCTCTGTTTGGGACGAAGATCGTAGACGATTTTTATCAGGTGAACATCGGTGGCGATATCGCCTTCATGAACGGCGTGATGAAGCACTGGTTTGAGATGGAAAAGGAAAATCCCGGCTCTGCTATCAACCACGCCTTTGTCAAAGAGCACGCCAACGGCATCGAACAGCTGAGAGAGCACGTCATGAAGCTGTCGTGGGAAGAGATCGAAAAATCATCCGGCCTCACTCGCGAGCGCTTAAAGGAATTCGCGGTTCTCTTGGCCAATTCCAAATCGGGTGTATTTGTCTGGAGCATGGGCTTGACGCAGCATCGCTTTGGCACGGACAATATTTCGCAGGTGGCCAATCTGGCTGTTTTGCGCGGATTCATGGGACGCAAGCACTGCGGCGTGATGCCGATTCGCGGCCACTCCGGCGTGCAAGGCTCTGGGGAGATGGGGGCAGATCCATTCAGCTTGCCTGGCGGCGATTTTGAAGAAAAGAGCTGGACACGGATTGAAAAGCTGTGGGGCTTCCCAATCCCGAAATGGCAAGGCGACATTGTGGGCGTGACGTTGGAGAATGCGCTGCTGCCTGACGGACATGAGCGAAAGACACGCCTGTTCTACACGAGCGGCGGTAACTTCCTCGAGACCATGCCTGATCCGGACTTTATGCGCAAGTGTCTGGAGAGCGTCGAGCTGCGCGTACATCAGGATATCATTTTCAACACGTCGACACTCGTAGATGCCAAAGAAGAAGTTATTATTCTTCCAGCAATGACGCGCTATGAACAGCCTGGTGGAGGTACGTCGACCAGTACGGAGCGAATGGTGTATTTCAGTGCCGAAATCGATGGACCGCGCATCGAGGAAGCACGCTCTGAGTGGGAGATTTACGTTGATCTCGCTGCACGAGTCCATCCGGAGAAAAAGCATCTGATGCACTTTGGGAGTGCCGCCGAGATTCGAGCAGAAATTGCGCAGGCGAATCCAAATTACGACGGGATCCAGCACCTAAAAGAGCGTGGAGACGTTTTCCAGTGGGGTGGCGCATGGCTTTGTGAGGATGGCAAATTCCCGACCGAGGATGGCCGAGCGAATCTCCTCCCAATCGAAATTCCGAATCTGAACAAGCCGCAGGGTCACTTCTATGTGACGACTCGTCGGGGAAAACAGTTCAACTCCATGATCTACAGCAACAAGGATCCGTTCAACAACGCGGATCGCTACGATGTGCTGATCAATGCCGAGGATGCCCGGGAGCTGCGAATTGCAGAGGGAGAGAACATCGTCGTGTATAATAAATATGGCACCTTCCAAGGACGCGCCAAGTTCGAGGCGACGAAACGAGGCAATGTCCAGGTACACTGGCCGGAAGGTAACGTACTGATCCCCAAAGGTG
- a CDS encoding DUF2294 domain-containing protein, with amino-acid sequence MNKFEAEFSNLVRAFRKRHMGKGPSKINTTFCKNWAICEMEGNLSPVEKFIATSEDGKQTLRAARTEMVKEMYRKNTPVDMEAFLGAKLIDLFVDIDIERDFGMSIFVFDQDIEKKWKNEP; translated from the coding sequence ATGAATAAGTTCGAAGCAGAATTCAGCAATTTGGTCAGAGCTTTCCGCAAACGCCACATGGGTAAGGGACCGAGCAAGATCAACACCACGTTTTGCAAGAACTGGGCGATCTGTGAAATGGAAGGCAACCTTTCGCCGGTGGAAAAGTTCATCGCCACTTCCGAAGACGGAAAGCAGACATTGCGAGCTGCACGGACCGAAATGGTCAAGGAGATGTACCGCAAAAATACACCGGTTGATATGGAAGCTTTTTTGGGCGCAAAGCTCATCGATTTGTTTGTCGATATTGACATTGAACGTGATTTTGGGATGTCCATCTTTGTATTTGATCAAGACATCGAGAAAAAATGGAAAAACGAACCGTAA
- a CDS encoding L-lactate MFS transporter, with protein MEQHVKNRWLIALAAVGIHLSIGSVYAWSVFTKPITKQFGWGLTDVQFTFSIAILFLGLSAAFLGHYVEKHGPRKAGTLASIFFGVGIVGSGLAIQLGSLPLLYLCYGVLGGIGLGVGYITPVSTLVKWFPDRRGLATGLAIMGFGFASMIASPIMNSLIESVGIANTFYILGIIYFVVMFASAQYLSPPPKEWVPAGFSADATDGKKQIKKDLCQLTANEAIKTRRFYWLWLMLFINVTCGIAVISVASPMAQEMVGMSVGTAALMVGLNGLFNGAGRIGWASFSDYIGRPNTYTAFFAIQMVLFFLLPNLTNPVMFMVAMFIIMTCYGGGFASIPAYIGDLFGTKQLGAIHGYILTAWAAAGLAGPIFAAWVRNTTQSYTGTLSIFAAMFVVALVISLIIRLDIKKLQEEAKRKENSVELAS; from the coding sequence ATGGAGCAACATGTAAAAAATCGTTGGCTGATTGCATTGGCGGCGGTGGGAATTCACCTCTCAATCGGTTCCGTCTACGCATGGAGCGTGTTTACGAAGCCGATCACCAAGCAATTTGGTTGGGGACTGACAGATGTACAGTTCACCTTCAGTATTGCGATCCTGTTTTTAGGGCTGTCGGCTGCTTTTCTCGGGCACTACGTGGAAAAGCACGGACCGCGCAAGGCTGGAACACTGGCTTCCATCTTTTTTGGAGTAGGCATTGTCGGTTCCGGTCTGGCCATCCAATTGGGTAGTTTGCCGTTGCTCTATCTGTGCTACGGAGTGTTGGGAGGAATCGGTCTTGGAGTCGGATATATCACCCCGGTTTCAACGTTGGTCAAATGGTTCCCGGATCGTCGCGGTCTGGCTACTGGCCTCGCCATCATGGGTTTTGGCTTCGCTTCGATGATTGCTAGCCCGATCATGAACAGCCTGATTGAAAGTGTAGGGATTGCCAATACCTTTTACATTTTAGGAATCATCTACTTTGTCGTCATGTTCGCTTCAGCTCAATACCTCTCTCCGCCTCCAAAAGAATGGGTACCAGCAGGCTTTTCCGCTGATGCTACTGATGGCAAAAAGCAGATCAAAAAAGATTTGTGCCAGCTGACTGCAAACGAAGCCATCAAGACACGACGCTTTTACTGGCTGTGGCTCATGCTGTTTATCAACGTAACGTGTGGGATCGCGGTCATTTCCGTGGCTTCCCCAATGGCACAGGAAATGGTAGGAATGTCTGTCGGCACGGCTGCCCTGATGGTAGGACTCAATGGTCTGTTTAACGGTGCAGGTCGCATCGGATGGGCGTCGTTCTCCGATTATATCGGTCGTCCCAATACGTATACCGCATTTTTTGCGATCCAAATGGTGTTGTTTTTCCTGCTGCCGAATCTGACGAATCCTGTGATGTTCATGGTAGCGATGTTTATTATCATGACTTGCTACGGTGGAGGCTTCGCCTCGATTCCAGCCTACATCGGCGATTTGTTCGGCACCAAGCAGCTCGGAGCGATCCACGGTTACATCTTGACGGCGTGGGCCGCTGCTGGTCTGGCAGGACCGATCTTCGCCGCTTGGGTACGTAACACCACTCAGAGCTACACTGGCACCCTGAGCATTTTCGCTGCGATGTTCGTGGTCGCCCTGGTAATTTCGTTGATCATCCGCCTCGATATCAAAAAATTGCAAGAAGAGGCAAAACGAAAAGAAAACTCTGTTGAATTGGCTAGCTGA